Proteins from a genomic interval of Cupriavidus sp. WKF15:
- a CDS encoding gamma-glutamyltransferase family protein, with protein sequence MFTTRPEIVGTFGVAASTHWLATQTAMGVLERGGNAFDAAAAAGFVLQVVEPHLNGPGGEVPILYWSERERRVRSVCGQGAAPALADPEKLRAMGLELMPGIGLMPATVPGAFGAWLTMLRDHGTWPLADVLAPAIGYARDGFPLVPRISRAILAVQALFRDEWHSSAQTWLPGGKVPRPGSLHTLPALAATYTRIVDEAQQRSQTREGQIDAAMDCWYRGFVAREIDSYCRNAHVRDTTGDKHTGLLRYEDMAAWQPDVEAPVTLDFGRYTVAKCDIWSQGPVFLQQLGMLREAQLERHAPDSAEFVHRIAEACKLAMADRLAWFGDPRFAASPLAALLDGGYLADRAQRIGTRASRSIDPGMPGGATPRLPDLEAAVRTLQRADVRFGVGEPTFAELPPVSEWAERELFVGDTCHVDVIDRHGNMVAATPSGGWLSSSPTIPALGFALNTRLQMTWLEPGLPNSLAPGKRPCTTLSPSLALRDGEPYMVFGTPGGDQQDQWSLAFFLRHAVHGMNLQEAIDAPGWHIDHFPGSFWPRQTVINRITMESRFPEATLAALRDRGHDVRVGDPWSEGRMSACTRERDARGRLVLRAGANARGMQGYAVGR encoded by the coding sequence ATGTTCACTACCCGTCCGGAAATCGTCGGCACCTTCGGCGTGGCGGCATCGACCCACTGGCTGGCCACGCAAACCGCCATGGGCGTTCTGGAGCGGGGCGGCAATGCCTTCGACGCCGCTGCTGCTGCCGGCTTCGTGCTGCAAGTGGTGGAGCCGCACCTGAATGGGCCCGGCGGCGAAGTGCCGATCCTGTACTGGAGCGAACGCGAGCGCCGCGTGCGCTCGGTCTGCGGGCAGGGCGCCGCGCCCGCGCTGGCTGACCCCGAAAAACTGCGCGCCATGGGCCTGGAACTGATGCCGGGCATCGGCCTGATGCCGGCCACGGTGCCGGGCGCCTTCGGTGCGTGGCTGACCATGCTGCGCGACCATGGCACGTGGCCGCTCGCCGACGTACTGGCGCCGGCCATCGGCTACGCGCGCGACGGATTCCCGCTGGTGCCGCGCATCTCGCGCGCGATCCTGGCCGTGCAGGCGCTGTTCCGCGACGAGTGGCACAGCTCCGCGCAGACCTGGCTGCCTGGCGGCAAGGTGCCGCGCCCCGGCAGCCTGCACACACTGCCCGCGCTGGCGGCCACCTACACGCGCATCGTCGACGAAGCGCAGCAGCGCAGCCAGACGCGCGAAGGCCAGATCGACGCGGCCATGGACTGCTGGTACCGCGGCTTCGTGGCGCGCGAGATCGACAGTTATTGCCGCAACGCGCACGTGCGCGACACCACCGGCGACAAGCACACGGGGCTGCTTCGATACGAGGATATGGCCGCATGGCAGCCTGACGTGGAAGCGCCTGTTACGCTCGACTTCGGCCGCTATACCGTGGCCAAGTGCGATATCTGGAGCCAGGGCCCGGTGTTCCTGCAGCAGCTTGGCATGCTGCGCGAAGCGCAACTCGAACGGCACGCCCCGGACTCGGCGGAATTCGTGCACCGGATTGCCGAGGCCTGCAAGCTGGCCATGGCCGACCGGCTCGCATGGTTTGGCGATCCTCGCTTCGCGGCCAGCCCGCTTGCCGCGCTGCTGGACGGCGGCTATCTGGCCGATCGGGCGCAGCGCATCGGCACACGCGCGTCACGCTCGATCGATCCCGGCATGCCTGGTGGCGCGACCCCGCGCCTGCCCGACCTGGAAGCCGCGGTGCGCACGCTGCAGCGTGCCGATGTGCGCTTCGGCGTGGGCGAGCCGACCTTTGCCGAACTGCCGCCGGTGTCGGAGTGGGCCGAGCGCGAGCTGTTCGTGGGCGACACCTGCCATGTGGACGTGATCGACCGGCACGGCAATATGGTGGCCGCCACGCCGTCCGGCGGCTGGCTGTCATCGAGCCCGACCATTCCCGCGCTGGGCTTCGCGCTCAATACGCGCCTGCAGATGACCTGGCTCGAACCGGGCCTGCCGAATTCGCTCGCGCCGGGCAAGCGCCCGTGCACGACGCTGTCGCCTTCGCTCGCGCTGCGCGACGGCGAGCCGTACATGGTGTTCGGCACGCCCGGCGGCGACCAGCAGGACCAGTGGTCGCTGGCGTTCTTCCTGCGCCATGCGGTGCACGGCATGAACCTGCAGGAGGCGATCGATGCGCCGGGCTGGCATATCGACCATTTCCCGGGCTCATTCTGGCCGCGCCAGACCGTGATCAACCGGATCACCATGGAGTCTCGCTTCCCCGAAGCCACGCTTGCCGCGCTGCGAGACCGCGGCCACGACGTGCGCGTGGGCGATCCATGGTCCGAAGGGCGCATGTCCGCGTGCACGCGCGAACGCGATGCGCGCGGGCGCCTGGTGCTGCGCGCCGGCGCCAATGCGCGCGGCATGCAGGGCTACGCCGTCGGGCGCTGA
- a CDS encoding tripartite tricarboxylate transporter substrate binding protein — protein sequence MKSIVKRLLGGVAALSLCAAAHAADPYPQKPITLIVPWAAGGSTDILARVLSEHLTRSLGQPVIVDNKPGASGNIGSAMVARAKPDGYTLLVGSMSTHAMNPALMPNMPFRGVEDFTPLGLLAYVTNTMVVHPSVPAQNLKELIAYAKANPGKLAYASAGPGSTNHLSAVLFERMAGVQMLHVPYKGGAPAVVDTVAGQTQVLFSAGTQTLPHVKAGKLRLLAVTEAKRSPLLPNTPTVAETVPGYELAVWYGAFGPKGMPTDLVARLNREINAVMSLPEVKKQMNAIGVETATSTPQQFGTILRNDADRYGKLIRELGIHGE from the coding sequence ATGAAATCCATTGTGAAACGATTGCTGGGCGGCGTTGCCGCGCTGTCGCTCTGCGCCGCCGCGCATGCCGCGGATCCCTACCCGCAGAAGCCGATTACGCTGATCGTGCCGTGGGCCGCGGGCGGTTCCACCGACATCCTCGCACGCGTGCTGTCCGAACACCTGACGCGTTCGCTCGGCCAGCCGGTCATCGTCGACAACAAGCCGGGCGCGTCGGGCAATATCGGCTCGGCGATGGTCGCGCGCGCGAAGCCGGATGGCTACACGCTGCTGGTCGGCTCGATGAGCACGCATGCGATGAACCCGGCGCTGATGCCCAACATGCCGTTCCGCGGTGTCGAGGATTTCACGCCGCTGGGGCTGCTTGCCTATGTGACCAACACGATGGTGGTGCATCCGTCGGTGCCCGCGCAGAACCTGAAGGAACTGATTGCCTACGCCAAGGCCAACCCCGGCAAGCTGGCCTATGCCAGTGCGGGCCCGGGTTCCACCAATCACCTGAGCGCTGTGCTGTTCGAGCGCATGGCCGGCGTGCAGATGCTGCACGTGCCCTACAAGGGCGGTGCGCCGGCAGTGGTCGATACGGTCGCCGGCCAGACGCAGGTGCTGTTCTCCGCGGGCACCCAGACGCTGCCGCACGTGAAGGCCGGCAAGCTGCGCCTGCTGGCCGTCACCGAGGCAAAGCGCTCGCCGCTGCTGCCCAATACACCGACCGTCGCGGAGACCGTGCCGGGCTATGAGCTGGCGGTCTGGTACGGCGCGTTCGGTCCGAAGGGCATGCCCACCGACCTGGTGGCGCGCCTGAACCGCGAAATCAACGCGGTGATGTCGCTGCCGGAGGTCAAGAAGCAGATGAACGCGATCGGCGTGGAGACGGCCACGTCCACCCCGCAGCAGTTCGGCACCATCCTGCGCAACGATGCGGACCGCTATGGCAAGCTCATTCGCGAACTTGGCATCCATGGGGAATAA
- a CDS encoding GAF domain-containing protein, with protein sequence MSAVLDHAAEILVCANGLCDALQRAANPKETLDAVGQATLRLLGPGLLTINAWHAGTAEIERIWSSDPVAYPPGGKKSKPDSPWRRQLLEAGEVFVGEGDAALAAVFDDVALIRSLGCRAVVNVPLCKAGRVFGTFNYLAGRAAWEAREIAALRVLANLAAPAVHASL encoded by the coding sequence GTGAGTGCTGTCCTGGACCACGCCGCGGAGATACTGGTTTGCGCCAATGGCCTGTGCGATGCGCTGCAGCGCGCGGCCAACCCGAAGGAAACGCTGGATGCCGTAGGCCAGGCGACACTGCGGCTGCTGGGGCCGGGCCTGCTGACCATCAATGCGTGGCATGCGGGTACGGCGGAAATCGAGCGAATCTGGTCGTCGGACCCTGTTGCCTATCCGCCGGGCGGGAAGAAGTCCAAGCCGGACAGCCCCTGGCGGCGGCAATTGCTCGAAGCCGGGGAAGTCTTCGTCGGCGAAGGCGATGCGGCGCTGGCGGCGGTGTTTGACGACGTTGCGCTGATCCGCTCACTGGGATGCAGGGCCGTGGTCAATGTACCGCTGTGCAAGGCCGGGCGGGTATTCGGCACATTCAACTACCTGGCCGGCCGGGCCGCCTGGGAGGCCCGCGAGATCGCCGCGCTGCGGGTGCTCGCGAACCTCGCGGCCCCCGCGGTTCACGCCAGCCTCTGA
- a CDS encoding CusA/CzcA family heavy metal efflux RND transporter, producing the protein MFERIIRFAIEQRWLVLLGVLGMALLGLYSYSRLPIDAVPDITNVQVQINTEAPGYSPLETEQRVTYPVETAMAGLPGLEQTRSLSRYGLSQVTVIFKDGIDLYFARQLVNQRLQEAREKLPDGTTPQLGPISTGLGEIYLWTVEADDNARKPDGTRYTPTDLREIQDWIIKPQLRTVAGVTEINTIGGFAREYLVAPSPERMASYGLSLQDVVQALEKNNSNVGAGYIERRGEQYLVRAPGQVGSMDDIRDVIVDTAQGQPIRIRDLAEVGLGRELRTGAATDNGREVVLGTVFMLIGENSRAVSRAVDARMAEINRTLPQGVRAVTAYDRTVLVDKAIATVKKNLLEGAALVVAVLFLFLGNLRAAVITALVIPLSMLFTFTGMATYRISANLMSLGALDFGIIVDGAVVIVENCVRRLAHAQQHHDRPLTHGERLHEVFAAAREARRPLVFGQLIIMIVYVPIFALSGVEGKMFHPMAITVVLALAGATLLSVTFVPAAVALFIGERVAEKENRVMRWARSLYAPALARAVANTPVVLTFAAVAVALSGLVATRLGSEFIPNLNEGDIAVQALRIPGTSLSQSVAMQQQIEARLKEKFPEVERVFSRTGTAEIAADPMPPNASDAYIMLRPRSEWPDPRKTRDQLLAQMQAELETIPGNRYEFSQPIQLRFNELISGVRSDVAVKLFGDDNAVLEATAQKIASALQSVPGAAEVKVEQTTGLPVLTVAIDRARAARYGLNMTDVQDTVAIAIGGRDAGTLFEGDRRFRIAVRLPEDARADVDALRRLPIALPPDTRPAAAGGVRMTSADTAPRTSYIPLGEIATFDIAPGPNQVSRENGKRRIVISANVRGRDVGSFVPDAQAAIAERVTIPTGYWIAWGGTFEQLQSATNRLQIVVPMALLMVFVLLFAMFGNLRDGLLVFTGIPFALTGGILALWLRGIPLSISAAVGFIALSGVAVLNGLVMLSFIRSLREDGLALDDAVQSGALSRLRPVLMTALVASLGFIPMALATGTGAEVQRPLATVVIGGIVSSTVLTLLVLPVLYRLAHRRDERMGAGKGVRSALVRDPAS; encoded by the coding sequence ATGTTCGAACGCATCATCCGCTTTGCCATCGAGCAGCGCTGGCTGGTCCTGCTGGGCGTGCTGGGCATGGCGCTGCTGGGCCTCTACAGCTACAGCCGCCTGCCGATCGACGCCGTGCCCGACATCACCAATGTGCAGGTGCAGATCAATACCGAGGCGCCCGGCTACTCGCCGCTGGAAACGGAGCAGCGCGTCACCTACCCGGTCGAAACCGCCATGGCCGGCCTGCCCGGGCTGGAACAGACGCGCTCGCTGTCGCGCTATGGCTTGTCGCAAGTCACAGTCATCTTCAAGGACGGCATCGACCTCTACTTTGCGCGCCAGCTCGTCAACCAGCGCTTGCAGGAAGCGCGCGAGAAGCTCCCGGACGGCACCACGCCGCAGCTGGGGCCGATCTCCACGGGTCTCGGCGAAATCTACCTGTGGACCGTCGAGGCCGACGACAACGCGCGCAAGCCTGACGGCACGCGCTATACGCCGACCGACCTGCGCGAGATCCAGGACTGGATCATCAAGCCGCAGCTGCGCACCGTCGCGGGCGTGACGGAGATCAACACCATCGGCGGCTTCGCGCGCGAGTACCTGGTGGCGCCGAGCCCGGAGCGCATGGCGTCCTACGGACTGAGCCTGCAGGACGTGGTGCAGGCGCTGGAGAAGAACAACAGCAACGTGGGCGCGGGCTACATCGAACGGCGCGGCGAGCAGTACCTGGTGCGCGCACCAGGCCAGGTCGGCTCGATGGACGATATCCGCGACGTCATCGTCGACACCGCACAGGGCCAGCCGATCCGCATCCGCGACCTGGCCGAGGTCGGCCTGGGACGCGAACTGCGTACCGGCGCCGCGACCGACAACGGCCGCGAGGTCGTGCTGGGCACCGTCTTCATGCTGATCGGCGAGAACAGCCGCGCGGTCTCGCGCGCGGTCGATGCGCGCATGGCCGAGATCAATCGCACGCTGCCCCAGGGCGTGCGCGCCGTGACGGCGTACGACCGCACCGTGCTGGTCGACAAGGCCATTGCCACCGTGAAGAAGAACCTGCTCGAAGGCGCGGCGCTGGTGGTGGCGGTGCTGTTCCTGTTCCTCGGCAATCTCCGCGCGGCGGTCATTACCGCGCTGGTGATTCCGCTGTCGATGCTGTTCACATTCACCGGCATGGCCACCTACCGCATCAGCGCGAACCTGATGAGCCTGGGCGCGCTGGACTTCGGCATCATCGTCGATGGCGCGGTGGTCATTGTGGAGAACTGCGTCCGACGCCTGGCCCACGCGCAGCAGCACCACGACCGCCCGCTCACGCACGGCGAACGCCTGCACGAGGTGTTTGCGGCGGCCCGGGAAGCGCGCCGCCCGCTCGTGTTCGGCCAGCTGATCATCATGATCGTCTACGTGCCGATCTTTGCGCTGTCCGGTGTCGAAGGGAAGATGTTCCACCCGATGGCGATCACAGTGGTGCTGGCACTGGCCGGTGCCACGCTGCTGTCGGTGACCTTCGTGCCCGCGGCCGTGGCGCTGTTTATCGGCGAGCGCGTCGCGGAGAAGGAAAACCGCGTGATGCGGTGGGCGCGCAGTCTCTATGCGCCCGCACTGGCCCGCGCCGTCGCCAATACGCCGGTGGTCCTGACCTTCGCGGCGGTTGCCGTGGCGCTGAGCGGGCTGGTTGCGACGCGGCTTGGCAGCGAGTTCATCCCGAACCTGAACGAAGGCGACATCGCCGTGCAGGCATTGCGCATTCCCGGCACCAGCCTGAGCCAGTCAGTGGCCATGCAGCAGCAGATCGAAGCGCGCCTCAAGGAGAAATTCCCCGAGGTCGAGCGCGTCTTCTCGCGCACGGGCACGGCCGAGATCGCCGCCGACCCGATGCCGCCCAATGCGTCGGACGCCTACATCATGCTGCGGCCGCGCAGCGAATGGCCCGATCCGCGCAAGACGCGCGACCAGTTGCTGGCGCAGATGCAGGCGGAACTCGAGACCATCCCCGGCAACCGCTACGAGTTCTCGCAGCCGATCCAGCTGCGCTTCAACGAGCTGATCTCGGGCGTGCGCAGCGATGTCGCGGTCAAGCTGTTCGGCGACGACAACGCGGTGCTCGAAGCCACCGCGCAGAAGATCGCCTCCGCCCTGCAGTCGGTACCGGGCGCCGCCGAAGTCAAGGTCGAGCAGACCACCGGCCTGCCGGTCCTCACGGTTGCGATCGACCGCGCCCGCGCGGCGCGCTACGGGTTGAACATGACCGATGTGCAGGACACCGTCGCCATTGCCATCGGCGGGCGCGATGCCGGCACGCTGTTCGAAGGCGACCGGCGCTTCCGCATCGCGGTGCGCCTGCCTGAAGACGCGCGGGCCGATGTCGACGCCCTGCGGCGCCTGCCAATTGCACTGCCGCCCGATACGCGGCCCGCGGCTGCCGGCGGCGTACGCATGACCTCCGCCGACACCGCGCCCCGCACCAGCTATATCCCGCTGGGCGAGATCGCCACGTTCGACATCGCGCCAGGCCCCAACCAGGTCTCGCGCGAGAACGGCAAGCGCCGCATCGTCATCAGTGCCAACGTGCGCGGGCGCGATGTCGGCAGCTTCGTGCCGGACGCCCAGGCCGCGATTGCCGAGCGTGTGACGATTCCCACGGGCTACTGGATCGCCTGGGGTGGCACGTTCGAGCAACTGCAATCGGCCACAAATCGCCTGCAGATCGTCGTGCCGATGGCGCTGCTGATGGTATTCGTGCTGCTGTTCGCGATGTTCGGCAACCTCAGGGACGGCCTGCTCGTGTTCACCGGCATTCCGTTCGCGCTGACGGGCGGCATCCTGGCGCTGTGGCTGCGCGGCATTCCGCTGTCGATCTCCGCGGCGGTCGGCTTCATCGCGCTGTCAGGCGTGGCGGTGCTCAATGGGCTGGTGATGCTGTCGTTCATCCGCAGCCTGCGCGAAGACGGGCTGGCGCTCGATGATGCCGTACAGAGCGGCGCACTGAGCCGGCTGCGGCCGGTGCTGATGACGGCGCTGGTGGCATCGCTCGGCTTCATCCCGATGGCGCTTGCCACGGGCACGGGCGCCGAGGTGCAACGCCCGCTCGCCACGGTGGTGATCGGCGGCATCGTGTCGTCGACGGTGCTGACGCTGCTGGTGTTGCCGGTGCTGTATCGGCTGGCGCATCGCCGCGATGAGCGGATGGGCGCCGGTAAAGGCGTGCGCAGTGCGCTGGTGCGGGATCCGGCCAGCTAG
- a CDS encoding efflux RND transporter periplasmic adaptor subunit, with protein sequence MAITKIQRNAIAAIVGAGVLAGAALLFTGRETGDGHDEAGHDHGEQASKPPGKEARKDAASAAQAAPAADSHDTDRIAMTPEQIRNGALELRTAGPGRVQAAVQFPGEIRFNEDRTAHVVPRVAGVAESVSAVLGQRVKKGDLLAVLASTQLSDQRSELLAAQRRLELARTTYTREKRLWEDKISAEQDFLAARTALQEAEIAVRNAMQKLTAIGARPASTGLNQFELRAPFDGIVVEKHLALGEAVAADTTVFTISDLATVWAEFVIAPKDLSQVRLGEKVSIASTAFDGTAAGTVSYVGSLLGQQTRTATARVTLSNPDMAWRPGLFVTVSVAGQETEVPVVVESEAVQTEGRQPMVYVEVPGGFEARPVTTGRSDGKRIEIVQGLQPGARYVARNSFVLKAEQGKAGAEHAH encoded by the coding sequence ATGGCAATCACCAAGATCCAACGCAACGCTATCGCCGCGATCGTCGGTGCCGGCGTATTGGCCGGCGCCGCCCTGCTTTTCACGGGCCGTGAAACCGGCGACGGCCACGACGAGGCCGGCCACGATCACGGCGAGCAGGCATCGAAGCCGCCCGGCAAGGAGGCCCGCAAAGACGCAGCGTCCGCCGCGCAGGCCGCACCTGCCGCGGACTCGCACGACACCGACCGTATCGCGATGACGCCCGAGCAGATCCGCAATGGCGCACTGGAACTGCGCACCGCGGGCCCCGGCCGCGTACAGGCTGCGGTGCAGTTTCCCGGCGAGATCCGCTTCAACGAAGACCGCACCGCCCACGTCGTGCCGCGCGTGGCGGGCGTGGCCGAATCCGTGTCGGCCGTACTGGGCCAGCGCGTGAAGAAGGGCGACCTGCTGGCCGTGCTGGCCAGCACGCAGCTGTCGGACCAGCGCAGCGAACTGCTGGCCGCGCAGAGGCGGCTGGAGCTGGCACGCACGACCTACACGCGCGAGAAGCGCCTGTGGGAAGACAAGATCTCCGCCGAGCAGGATTTCCTGGCCGCGCGTACCGCTCTGCAGGAAGCGGAAATCGCCGTGCGCAACGCCATGCAGAAGCTCACCGCCATCGGCGCGCGGCCGGCGTCCACCGGGCTCAACCAGTTCGAGCTGCGCGCGCCGTTCGACGGCATCGTCGTCGAAAAACACCTGGCGCTTGGCGAAGCGGTCGCGGCGGACACCACCGTCTTCACGATCTCCGACCTGGCGACGGTCTGGGCCGAGTTCGTGATCGCGCCCAAGGACCTGAGCCAGGTACGGCTCGGCGAAAAGGTCAGCATCGCTTCCACCGCGTTTGACGGGACCGCCGCGGGCACCGTGTCCTATGTGGGCTCGCTGCTCGGACAGCAAACGCGCACCGCAACCGCGCGCGTGACGCTGTCGAACCCCGACATGGCGTGGCGCCCCGGCCTGTTCGTCACCGTCAGCGTGGCCGGACAGGAAACGGAAGTCCCCGTCGTCGTGGAAAGCGAAGCCGTGCAGACCGAAGGCCGCCAGCCGATGGTCTATGTCGAGGTGCCCGGCGGCTTTGAAGCGAGGCCGGTGACCACCGGGCGCAGCGACGGCAAGCGCATCGAGATCGTGCAGGGCCTGCAGCCCGGCGCCCGCTACGTCGCGCGCAACAGCTTCGTGCTGAAGGCCGAGCAGGGCAAGGCCGGCGCCGAGCACGCCCACTGA
- a CDS encoding TolC family protein, with protein sequence MKHVVIPLGLAAALLGPVAQSATAAAMPPAPQVQRSAGPLDAAEPAEPAEPAEPQGILTLDTALAVAMARNPTLSAVRQELDATEGGIAQARTIPNPAIGFEMEDTRRASRTTTAQMSLPIELGGKRSARIDAAQKARDLASAQLNNAEADLRAAVIGAFFQVLVAQERVGLAESSVGIATRGTQAAARRVMAGKVSPLEQTRAEVEQANAELELAEARATLDSARQQLAAQWGSQAPGFASASGDLEALPSRPLPGSLDDTLDIAPAMRASQSEMARRQALVNVERSRQYPDVTVSVGAKREYSSDRGYYPVLGVSLPLPLFDRNQGNLYTAIRQADKAADEYRATRVRLASDLRQASGQLALSRNGALTLRQTVLPAAQRAYQAAAQGFEAGKFAYLEVLDAQRTLLQARVRYLGAVAATYQAATAIDRMLGR encoded by the coding sequence ATGAAACACGTAGTGATACCACTGGGGCTGGCTGCCGCCTTGCTCGGCCCCGTCGCGCAATCCGCCACCGCTGCAGCAATGCCGCCCGCGCCTCAGGTGCAACGCTCCGCAGGACCGCTCGACGCGGCGGAACCGGCAGAACCGGCAGAACCGGCAGAACCACAAGGCATCCTGACGCTGGACACCGCCCTGGCGGTGGCCATGGCCCGCAACCCCACCCTTTCCGCTGTCCGACAGGAACTTGACGCCACCGAAGGCGGCATCGCGCAGGCGCGGACGATCCCGAACCCGGCCATCGGCTTCGAGATGGAAGACACGCGGCGCGCGTCGCGCACCACCACCGCGCAGATGAGCCTGCCGATCGAACTCGGCGGCAAGCGCTCGGCCCGCATCGACGCCGCGCAGAAGGCGCGCGACCTCGCCAGCGCGCAACTGAACAATGCCGAGGCCGACCTGCGCGCCGCGGTGATCGGCGCCTTCTTCCAGGTGCTGGTGGCACAGGAGCGTGTCGGCCTGGCAGAAAGCTCGGTCGGCATCGCCACGCGCGGCACGCAGGCCGCGGCGCGGCGCGTGATGGCCGGCAAGGTCTCCCCCCTGGAACAGACCCGCGCGGAGGTCGAACAGGCCAACGCCGAACTGGAACTGGCCGAGGCACGCGCCACACTGGACAGCGCGCGCCAGCAGCTCGCAGCCCAGTGGGGCAGCCAGGCGCCCGGATTCGCTTCGGCAAGCGGCGACCTGGAAGCCCTGCCGTCGCGGCCACTGCCCGGCTCGCTCGACGATACGCTCGACATCGCGCCAGCAATGCGCGCCAGCCAGAGCGAGATGGCGCGGCGCCAGGCGCTCGTCAATGTCGAACGCAGCCGCCAATACCCCGACGTGACCGTGAGCGTCGGCGCCAAGCGCGAATACTCGTCGGATCGCGGCTACTACCCGGTGCTGGGCGTTTCGCTGCCGTTGCCCCTGTTCGACCGCAACCAGGGCAACCTGTACACCGCGATCCGCCAGGCCGACAAGGCCGCCGACGAATACCGCGCCACGCGCGTGCGGCTGGCCAGCGATCTGCGCCAGGCCTCCGGCCAGCTCGCGCTGTCGCGCAACGGCGCGCTGACCTTGCGCCAGACCGTGCTGCCGGCCGCGCAGCGCGCCTACCAGGCGGCAGCGCAAGGATTCGAAGCGGGCAAGTTCGCCTATCTCGAAGTGCTCGACGCCCAGCGCACGCTGCTGCAGGCACGCGTGCGCTATCTCGGCGCCGTGGCCGCCACCTACCAGGCCGCCACCGCCATCGACCGCATGCTCGGCCGCTGA
- the czcI gene encoding cation efflux protein, CzcI family: MRRLLILLFAIMLPLQFTWAGAAAFCEHGREQQRQQETGTAPAWHFGHHTHEHEAGAQGKTGSKLPDADCAICHFAGSHVMVPAATQPLSYHFITVRYRVLPVNYGSVPAREPDRPQWPRLA, translated from the coding sequence ATGCGCCGCCTGCTGATCCTGCTGTTCGCCATCATGCTGCCGCTCCAGTTCACCTGGGCGGGCGCGGCTGCATTCTGCGAGCACGGGCGCGAGCAGCAGCGCCAGCAGGAAACCGGCACCGCGCCAGCCTGGCACTTCGGCCATCACACGCACGAGCACGAGGCCGGCGCCCAAGGCAAGACCGGCAGCAAGCTGCCCGATGCCGATTGCGCGATATGCCATTTCGCCGGCTCGCACGTCATGGTGCCGGCCGCGACACAGCCTCTGTCGTACCATTTCATCACCGTGCGCTACCGCGTGCTGCCCGTGAACTACGGGTCGGTGCCGGCGCGCGAACCGGATCGGCCCCAATGGCCGCGGCTGGCGTAA